A DNA window from Alkaliphilus flagellatus contains the following coding sequences:
- the rplR gene encoding 50S ribosomal protein L18: protein MFKKVSKNANRLSRHQRVRNKITGTQERPRLNVYRSLTNIYAQLIDDVAGVTLVAASSLDKEIKDQVKSTGNAEAAKLVGQLVGKRAVEKGIDNVTFDRGGNIYHGRVKALAEGAREAGLKF from the coding sequence GTGTTTAAAAAAGTGAGCAAAAACGCTAACAGATTATCTAGACATCAAAGAGTTCGTAACAAAATTACTGGAACTCAGGAACGTCCAAGATTAAACGTATATAGAAGCTTAACAAACATCTATGCTCAATTAATTGATGACGTAGCTGGAGTAACATTAGTTGCCGCTTCATCTTTAGATAAAGAAATCAAAGATCAAGTTAAGTCAACTGGAAATGCAGAAGCTGCTAAATTGGTTGGTCAATTAGTTGGAAAGAGAGCTGTAGAAAAAGGAATAGACAATGTAACATTTGACCGTGGTGGAAATATTTATCATGGTAGAGTCAAGGCTTTAGCAGAAGGTGCTAGAGAAGCTGGACTTAAGTTTTAA
- the rplF gene encoding 50S ribosomal protein L6, giving the protein MSRIGLKPIEIPQGVEIKIDEKNFAVVKGPKGQLEQQLSRDMEIKIEENIINVVRPTDNKKHKSLHGLTRTLLSNMVEGVTKGYEKKLELVGVGYRANKQGDKLVLSLGFSHPVEMVDPEGITVEVPSQTEIFVKGINKQLVGNYAAKIRELRKPEPYKGKGVKYAGEVIRRKVGKTGK; this is encoded by the coding sequence ATGTCAAGAATAGGTTTAAAGCCAATTGAAATACCACAAGGTGTGGAAATTAAAATAGATGAAAAAAACTTTGCTGTTGTAAAAGGTCCAAAAGGACAACTTGAGCAGCAATTAAGCAGAGATATGGAAATAAAGATTGAAGAAAATATAATTAATGTTGTAAGACCTACTGATAATAAAAAACATAAATCATTACATGGTTTAACAAGAACACTTCTTTCTAACATGGTAGAAGGAGTAACTAAGGGATACGAAAAGAAACTTGAATTAGTAGGTGTTGGATATAGAGCAAACAAGCAAGGAGATAAACTTGTACTAAGCCTTGGTTTCTCTCATCCAGTAGAAATGGTGGACCCAGAAGGTATCACCGTTGAAGTTCCTTCCCAAACTGAAATCTTCGTTAAGGGAATTAACAAACAATTAGTAGGAAACTATGCTGCTAAAATTAGAGAATTAAGAAAGCCTGAGCCATATAAAGGTAAGGGAGTAAAATACGCTGGTGAAGTAATAAGACGTAAAGTAGGTAAGACAGGTAAGTAA
- the rpsH gene encoding 30S ribosomal protein S8: MTMTDPIADMLTRIRNANMVKHETVDVPASNLKKEIANILLEEGFIKGFDVIEDGKQGLIRMQLKYGKNKEKVITGIKKISKPGLRVYAKKDEIPRVLGGLGIAIISTSKGIITDKVARKEGVGGEVIAYIW; encoded by the coding sequence ATGACAATGACAGATCCAATTGCGGATATGCTGACTCGTATAAGAAATGCTAATATGGTAAAACATGAAACAGTTGATGTTCCAGCTTCAAACCTGAAGAAAGAAATTGCAAACATCCTTCTTGAAGAAGGTTTCATAAAAGGGTTCGACGTTATTGAAGACGGCAAACAAGGTCTTATTAGAATGCAATTAAAGTACGGAAAAAACAAAGAAAAAGTAATTACAGGTATTAAGAAAATATCTAAGCCTGGATTAAGAGTATATGCGAAGAAGGATGAAATTCCTAGAGTATTAGGTGGATTAGGAATTGCAATCATCTCCACTTCAAAAGGAATTATTACTGATAAAGTAGCTAGAAAAGAAGGCGTTGGCGGAGAGGTTATTGCTTACATCTGGTAA
- a CDS encoding type Z 30S ribosomal protein S14 has translation MAKTSLKVKQQRTQKYQTREYSRCKICGRPHAYLRKFGICRICFRELAYKGQIPGVRKASW, from the coding sequence GTGGCAAAAACGTCTCTTAAAGTAAAACAACAAAGAACACAAAAATACCAAACAAGAGAATATAGTAGATGTAAAATTTGTGGTAGACCACATGCTTATTTAAGAAAATTTGGTATCTGCCGTATTTGTTTTAGAGAATTAGCCTATAAAGGCCAAATACCAGGTGTTAGAAAAGCAAGCTGGTAA
- the rplE gene encoding 50S ribosomal protein L5: protein MARLKDMYKSEIAPSMMEKFGYKSVMEIPKLEKIVINMGLGSEKDNPKALEAAVKELGIIAGQKPVVTRAKKSVANFKLRQGMPIGAKVTLRGEKMHEFADRLLNIALPRVRDFRGVNPNAFDGRGNYALGIKEQLIFPEIEYDKVEKVHGMDIIFVTTAKTDEECRELLRLMGMPFAK from the coding sequence ATGGCTAGACTTAAAGATATGTATAAAAGTGAAATTGCTCCTAGTATGATGGAGAAGTTCGGATATAAAAGTGTAATGGAAATTCCAAAACTAGAAAAAATAGTAATAAATATGGGTCTTGGTAGTGAAAAAGACAACCCGAAGGCGCTTGAAGCAGCAGTTAAAGAATTAGGAATCATAGCAGGACAAAAGCCTGTAGTTACAAGAGCTAAGAAATCAGTTGCTAACTTTAAACTTCGTCAAGGAATGCCAATCGGCGCTAAAGTAACTCTAAGAGGAGAAAAAATGCATGAGTTTGCTGACAGACTATTAAACATTGCTCTTCCAAGGGTAAGAGACTTTAGAGGTGTTAATCCTAATGCTTTTGATGGTAGAGGAAATTATGCATTAGGTATTAAAGAGCAATTAATTTTCCCGGAAATTGAATATGATAAAGTAGAAAAAGTGCATGGAATGGACATCATCTTTGTAACAACAGCAAAAACTGACGAAGAATGTCGTGAATTATTAAGATTAATGGGAATGCCTTTTGCAAAGTAA
- the rplX gene encoding 50S ribosomal protein L24 produces the protein MHVKKGDTVVVITGKDKGKKGKVLQVLPKKNRVIVEGVNMVTKHQKPNQQMQQGGIIHQEAAINASNIMLWDKKANQGVRVGYKFLANGEKVRVSKKTGEVID, from the coding sequence GTGCACGTTAAGAAGGGCGATACAGTAGTAGTTATAACTGGAAAAGATAAAGGCAAAAAAGGAAAAGTACTTCAAGTACTACCAAAGAAAAATAGAGTAATTGTTGAAGGTGTAAATATGGTAACTAAGCACCAAAAGCCGAATCAACAAATGCAACAAGGTGGAATAATCCATCAAGAAGCAGCAATTAATGCATCAAATATAATGCTTTGGGATAAAAAAGCTAACCAAGGTGTTAGAGTAGGATATAAATTTTTAGCTAATGGTGAAAAAGTAAGAGTAAGTAAAAAGACCGGCGAAGTAATCGACTAA
- the rplN gene encoding 50S ribosomal protein L14, translated as MIQQESRLKVADNSGAKELLCIRVLGGTRRRYANIGDVIVCSVKSATPGGVVKKGQVVKAVVVRTKSTTRRKDGSYIKFDENAAVVIKDDKQPTGTRIFGPVARELRDKNFMKIVSLAPEVL; from the coding sequence ATGATACAACAAGAATCACGTCTTAAAGTTGCTGATAACTCTGGAGCAAAGGAATTACTTTGTATTCGTGTATTAGGTGGAACAAGAAGAAGATACGCTAATATTGGTGATGTAATCGTTTGTTCGGTTAAAAGTGCAACACCAGGCGGAGTTGTTAAAAAAGGACAAGTCGTTAAAGCTGTAGTAGTAAGAACTAAGAGCACTACAAGAAGAAAAGATGGAAGCTATATTAAGTTCGATGAAAATGCTGCGGTTGTAATCAAAGATGATAAACAACCTACAGGAACACGTATATTTGGACCAGTAGCAAGAGAACTTAGAGATAAAAACTTTATGAAAATAGTATCATTAGCTCCGGAAGTACTATAG
- the rpsQ gene encoding 30S ribosomal protein S17, whose translation MERNLRKTRVGRVVSDKMDKTIVVLVEDFVRHPLYGKAVKRTKKFKAHDEMNECGIGDRVRIMETKPLSKDKRWRLVKIVEKAK comes from the coding sequence GTGGAAAGAAATTTAAGAAAAACAAGAGTAGGTCGAGTTGTAAGCGATAAAATGGATAAAACAATTGTTGTTTTAGTTGAAGATTTTGTTCGACATCCATTATACGGAAAAGCCGTTAAAAGAACAAAAAAATTCAAAGCTCATGATGAAATGAATGAGTGTGGAATTGGTGATCGTGTAAGAATTATGGAAACCAAACCATTATCTAAGGATAAGAGATGGAGATTAGTTAAAATTGTAGAAAAAGCTAAGTAG
- the rpmC gene encoding 50S ribosomal protein L29: MKTKEMRDMTNVELDQRLTELKGELFNLRFQLATGQLENPLRIRNVRKDIARIKTIIRENELKQARA, encoded by the coding sequence ATGAAAACTAAAGAAATGAGAGATATGACTAATGTTGAATTAGATCAAAGGCTGACAGAATTAAAAGGTGAATTATTTAATTTACGTTTTCAATTAGCAACAGGCCAGCTTGAAAACCCTTTGAGAATTAGAAATGTTCGTAAGGATATTGCTAGAATCAAAACAATCATTAGGGAAAATGAATTAAAGCAGGCAAGAGCGTAA
- the rplP gene encoding 50S ribosomal protein L16: MLMPKRVKRRRVHRGKMRGQAHKGNTVSYGDFGLMAMEPAWITSNQIEAARIAMTRYIKRGGKVWIKIFPHKPVTKKPAETRMGAGKGSPEYWVAVVKPGRIMFELSGVSEERAREAMRLAAHKLPIKCKFVAREDQEVKGGEANEN, encoded by the coding sequence ATGTTAATGCCTAAAAGAGTTAAACGAAGAAGAGTGCATAGAGGAAAAATGAGAGGTCAAGCCCACAAAGGGAACACTGTTTCCTATGGTGACTTCGGCTTAATGGCAATGGAGCCTGCATGGATTACTTCAAATCAAATTGAAGCAGCGCGTATTGCGATGACAAGATATATTAAAAGAGGGGGTAAAGTTTGGATTAAAATTTTCCCTCACAAACCTGTTACTAAAAAACCAGCTGAGACTCGTATGGGTGCCGGGAAAGGTTCACCAGAATATTGGGTAGCAGTTGTAAAACCGGGAAGAATTATGTTCGAACTTTCAGGTGTTTCTGAAGAAAGAGCGAGAGAAGCTATGAGACTTGCTGCACATAAACTCCCAATTAAATGTAAGTTTGTAGCACGTGAAGATCAAGAAGTAAAGGGTGGTGAAGCTAATGAAAACTAA
- the rpsC gene encoding 30S ribosomal protein S3 encodes MGQKVNPHGLRVGVIKDWDTKWYANKRDFGDLLVEDNNIRKFVKKKLFLSGIAKIEIERAANNRVKVNVHTAKPGMVIGKGGQGVEDLRKDIEKLTKKSVAVNVVEVKRPETDAQLVAENIAFQLERRVSFRRAMKQAMQRAVKSGAKGIKVSTSGRLGGAEMARTEGYNQGNVPLHTLRADIDYGFAEADTTYGKLGVKVWIYKGEVLPTKGKVASMGDNQEKQENNDKNTRGRRREAK; translated from the coding sequence ATGGGTCAAAAAGTAAATCCACATGGATTGCGTGTTGGTGTCATTAAGGACTGGGATACAAAATGGTATGCCAACAAAAGAGACTTCGGAGATCTTCTTGTAGAAGATAATAACATTCGTAAATTTGTTAAGAAAAAGCTTTTCTTATCTGGAATTGCTAAGATTGAAATAGAAAGAGCAGCTAATAATAGAGTTAAAGTAAACGTTCACACAGCTAAACCAGGAATGGTTATAGGTAAGGGTGGCCAAGGCGTTGAAGACTTAAGAAAAGATATTGAAAAGTTAACTAAAAAGAGCGTTGCTGTAAACGTAGTAGAAGTAAAACGTCCAGAAACAGATGCACAATTAGTAGCTGAAAACATTGCTTTCCAACTTGAAAGAAGGGTTTCATTTAGAAGAGCAATGAAGCAAGCTATGCAAAGAGCGGTTAAATCTGGTGCAAAGGGTATTAAAGTATCCACATCAGGTAGACTTGGCGGAGCTGAGATGGCGCGTACAGAAGGATATAATCAAGGAAACGTACCACTACACACATTAAGAGCAGATATCGATTATGGATTTGCAGAAGCTGATACTACCTATGGTAAATTAGGAGTAAAGGTTTGGATATACAAAGGAGAAGTACTTCCTACTAAAGGAAAAGTAGCTTCTATGGGTGATAATCAAGAAAAACAAGAAAATAATGATAAAAATACAAGAGGTAGAAGAAGAGAAGCGAAATAA
- the rplV gene encoding 50S ribosomal protein L22, which produces MEARAIVRYVRIAPRKAQQVVDLVRGKKVDEALAILKYTPKAAAPIVEKLVKSAIANAENNNNMDIDRLYISEIYANQGPTMKRFRPRAMGRATTIRKRTSHIEVVLKEK; this is translated from the coding sequence GTGGAAGCAAGAGCAATCGTTAGATACGTAAGAATCGCTCCTAGAAAGGCACAACAAGTAGTTGACCTTGTAAGAGGTAAAAAGGTTGATGAAGCATTAGCAATTTTGAAGTATACTCCAAAGGCAGCAGCTCCAATCGTTGAGAAGTTAGTAAAGTCTGCTATCGCCAATGCTGAAAACAATAATAACATGGACATAGATCGTTTGTATATTTCTGAGATATATGCAAATCAAGGACCAACAATGAAGAGATTCAGACCAAGAGCTATGGGTCGTGCAACAACTATTAGAAAAAGAACTAGTCACATCGAGGTTGTATTGAAGGAAAAATAA
- the rpsS gene encoding 30S ribosomal protein S19 — MSRSLKKGPFVHQGLLKKIEEMNDKNEKKVIKTWSRASTIFPQMIGHTIAVHDGRKHVPVYVTEDMVGHKLGEFALTRTYRGHDDNEKTTKRK, encoded by the coding sequence ATGAGCAGATCGCTTAAAAAAGGACCTTTTGTTCACCAAGGACTTCTTAAGAAAATAGAAGAGATGAACGATAAGAACGAAAAAAAGGTAATTAAGACATGGTCTAGGGCGTCCACAATTTTCCCACAAATGATCGGTCATACAATTGCTGTTCATGACGGAAGAAAACACGTTCCAGTATATGTTACTGAAGATATGGTAGGTCATAAGCTTGGAGAGTTCGCTCTAACAAGAACTTATAGAGGCCATGATGATAACGAAAAAACAACTAAGAGAAAATAA
- the rplB gene encoding 50S ribosomal protein L2, with product MSIKKLKPTSPARRQMTVSTFEEITRVEPEKSLLEPIKKSGGRNSYGRITVRHRGGGARRHYRIIDFKRNKDGIPAKVATIEYDPNRSANIALLHYVDGEKRYIIAPQGLKVGDMLESGSNADIKIGNALPLQNMPVGTIIHNIEMKPGKGGQLVRSAGNSAQLMAKEGKHALVRLPSGEVRYLPVNCKATVGQVGNQEHENITIGKAGRKRNMGIRPTVRGSAMNPNDHPHGGGEGRSPIGRPAPVTPWGKPALGYKTRDKKKASNKMIVSRRKK from the coding sequence ATGTCTATTAAGAAGTTAAAACCTACTTCACCTGCGAGAAGACAAATGACTGTTTCTACTTTTGAAGAAATAACTAGAGTTGAACCAGAAAAGTCATTATTAGAACCTATTAAAAAAAGCGGTGGTAGAAACTCATACGGTAGAATTACTGTACGTCATAGAGGTGGCGGAGCAAGAAGACATTATAGAATTATTGACTTTAAGAGAAATAAAGATGGTATACCTGCAAAGGTTGCAACAATTGAGTATGATCCAAATAGAAGTGCTAATATAGCATTATTACACTATGTTGATGGTGAGAAAAGATATATTATAGCTCCACAAGGATTAAAAGTTGGGGATATGTTAGAATCTGGATCAAATGCAGATATTAAGATTGGTAATGCACTACCACTTCAAAATATGCCTGTTGGTACGATTATACACAATATCGAAATGAAGCCTGGAAAAGGTGGTCAGCTTGTTAGATCAGCTGGAAACTCAGCGCAGCTAATGGCTAAAGAAGGCAAACACGCTCTAGTAAGACTACCATCTGGTGAAGTAAGATATCTTCCAGTAAATTGTAAAGCAACAGTTGGTCAAGTTGGTAATCAAGAGCATGAAAATATTACAATCGGAAAAGCAGGTAGAAAAAGAAACATGGGTATTAGACCTACAGTTAGAGGATCTGCAATGAACCCTAATGACCATCCACACGGTGGTGGAGAAGGTAGATCACCTATTGGACGACCAGCTCCTGTTACACCATGGGGTAAACCTGCACTTGGATACAAAACTCGTGATAAGAAAAAAGCTTCAAATAAGATGATTGTATCAAGAAGAAAGAAATAG
- the rplW gene encoding 50S ribosomal protein L23 codes for MTNPHDIILKPVITENSMDDMANKKYTFVVSKKANKIEVKQAVEKIFGVKVEKVNTMNMIGKVKRMGAKEGKRADWKKAIVTLTPESKEIEFFEGM; via the coding sequence ATGACAAATCCACATGATATTATTCTAAAGCCTGTAATTACTGAAAACAGTATGGACGATATGGCTAATAAAAAGTATACATTTGTTGTTAGCAAAAAAGCTAATAAAATCGAAGTTAAACAAGCAGTTGAAAAAATCTTCGGTGTAAAAGTGGAAAAAGTAAACACCATGAATATGATTGGTAAAGTAAAAAGAATGGGCGCGAAAGAAGGAAAACGTGCTGACTGGAAAAAGGCTATTGTAACATTAACACCAGAGAGTAAAGAAATTGAATTCTTCGAAGGTATGTAA
- the rplD gene encoding 50S ribosomal protein L4: protein MPKVAIYNVSGQQVSEIELNDSVFGVEVNEHAMYEVVKNQLANKRQGTQSAKTRAEVRGGGRKPWKQKGTGRARVGSIRSPLWVGGGTVFAPKPRDYSYTIPKKVRRLAMKSALTSKVNSNEIIVLDELSLETPKTKEMVNILKNLNVDKKALIVMSEKSEAVIKSAQNIPGVQTALVNTINVYDILKYDKFIITKDAVQKVEEVYA from the coding sequence ATGCCTAAAGTAGCTATATATAACGTTTCAGGACAACAAGTTAGCGAAATTGAATTAAATGACAGTGTGTTCGGAGTAGAAGTAAATGAACATGCAATGTACGAGGTTGTAAAAAACCAACTAGCAAATAAAAGACAAGGAACACAATCAGCAAAGACAAGAGCTGAGGTAAGAGGTGGCGGTAGAAAACCTTGGAAACAAAAAGGAACAGGTAGAGCTCGTGTAGGAAGTATCCGTTCACCATTATGGGTTGGTGGAGGTACTGTATTTGCACCAAAGCCAAGAGATTACAGCTACACAATACCAAAGAAAGTAAGAAGATTAGCAATGAAATCTGCACTTACTTCAAAGGTAAACAGCAATGAAATAATAGTATTAGATGAATTAAGCTTAGAAACTCCAAAAACAAAGGAAATGGTAAACATCCTTAAAAACTTAAATGTGGATAAGAAAGCTCTTATCGTAATGAGCGAAAAGAGTGAGGCTGTTATCAAATCGGCTCAAAATATTCCTGGAGTACAAACAGCATTAGTTAACACAATAAACGTGTATGATATCTTAAAATATGACAAGTTCATTATTACAAAGGATGCTGTTCAAAAAGTGGAGGAGGTGTACGCATAA
- the rplC gene encoding 50S ribosomal protein L3, with amino-acid sequence MKGLIGRKIGMTQMFDEIGLVIPVTVIEIESNVVTQVKTIEKDGYNALQVGHGDVREKNINKPQKGHLDKAGVGPKRTLQEFRVESTEGFTAGQELKADLFKAGDKVDVSGVSKGKGFQGTIKRHNQSRGPMSHGSRYHRGPGSMGAASYPARVFKGKNLPGHMGSENVTIQNLEVVKVDVERNLLIVKGAVPGPKKGLITINESIKQGK; translated from the coding sequence ATGAAAGGTTTAATAGGAAGAAAAATTGGGATGACACAAATGTTTGATGAAATCGGTCTTGTTATTCCAGTAACAGTAATTGAAATTGAATCAAACGTTGTAACACAAGTAAAAACTATTGAAAAAGACGGCTACAATGCTCTTCAAGTTGGACATGGGGATGTTAGAGAAAAAAATATTAACAAACCACAAAAAGGTCATCTTGATAAAGCAGGGGTAGGTCCAAAGAGAACTCTACAAGAATTTAGAGTAGAAAGTACTGAAGGATTTACTGCTGGTCAAGAGTTAAAAGCGGATCTTTTTAAGGCAGGAGATAAGGTTGATGTTTCTGGAGTATCTAAAGGTAAAGGATTCCAAGGTACTATTAAGAGACATAACCAAAGTAGAGGACCTATGAGTCATGGTTCTAGATATCATAGAGGACCAGGATCAATGGGAGCAGCATCATACCCAGCAAGAGTATTTAAAGGTAAAAACCTTCCAGGGCATATGGGTAGTGAAAATGTAACAATTCAAAATCTTGAAGTTGTTAAAGTGGATGTTGAAAGAAATCTGTTAATTGTAAAAGGTGCGGTGCCAGGTCCAAAGAAAGGCCTAATAACAATTAACGAAAGTATAAAGCAAGGTAAATAA
- the rpsJ gene encoding 30S ribosomal protein S10 gives MAKGNQKIRIRLKAYDHKALDQSAEKIVETAKRSGAEVSGPVPLPTEKQVITILRAVHKYKDSREQFEMRTHKRLIDILNPTPKTVDSLMRLDLPAGVDIEIKL, from the coding sequence ATGGCTAAAGGCAATCAGAAAATCAGAATCAGATTAAAAGCATATGATCACAAAGCATTAGATCAATCTGCTGAAAAAATTGTTGAAACAGCTAAAAGAAGTGGAGCAGAGGTATCCGGTCCAGTACCATTACCAACTGAAAAACAAGTTATCACTATTCTAAGAGCTGTTCACAAGTACAAAGATTCTAGAGAACAGTTTGAAATGAGAACACATAAGAGATTAATTGATATCTTAAACCCAACTCCAAAAACTGTTGATTCATTAATGAGATTAGATTTACCAGCAGGAGTTGACATTGAAATTAAGTTATAA